From the Argopecten irradians isolate NY chromosome 13, Ai_NY, whole genome shotgun sequence genome, one window contains:
- the LOC138306646 gene encoding sialate:O-sulfotransferase 1-like: MNTKTRYLFGVILCMFGIGFLCIRHAKYQFNVHDIEFKITYNRKNPELLPKELESCPLRNVSIMKKKEKFIHVGLLSYPGSGNTWTRHMIQQLTGYCTGTVYCDRFLAKKGFPGECVFPSTKAKGCIIYKSHYNVKDKLRGFQKAIILIRNPFDALKAFFNWHTGKQSQYSVNAAVLQKNNKTRIIKDRFHALVDPSKFNSTAWSAHVKRESTVWRDSYLTWLNVFQNRSLVVRYKDLRENLIPTLRKISKFLNVQSTEMDYICTDVNKEGQHHRKQTYSLETADIFTDQQIDMVNSAIMTVMNATKNRYSLKDFIFVNPK; the protein is encoded by the exons ATGAATACCAAAACACGTTACCTTTTCGGAGTGATTCTATGCATGTTTGGAATAGGATTTCTGTGTATCCGACATgctaaatatcaatttaatgttcacgatattgaatttaaaatcaCGTATAATCGGAAAAATCCAGAGTTGTTACCAAAGGAACTGGAGTCCTGTCCATTGCGGAATGTATCTATcatgaaaaagaaagaaaaattcATACATGTAGGACTTCTAAGCTACCCTGGATCGGGAAATACCTGGACACGCCATATGATACAACAACTGACAG gCTATTGTACTGGGACTGTTTATTGTGATAGGTTTTTAGCCAAAAAAGGATTCCCCGGAGAATGTGTTTTTCCTAGTACAAAAGCAAAAGgctgtataatatataaaagtCACTATAACGTGAAGGATAAGCTCAGAGGATTCCAAAAGGCCATAATACTGATACGAAATCCATTCGATGCTCTTAAAGCTTTTTTTAACTGGCATACTGGAAAACAGTCTCAATATTCAGTGAATGCAGCAGTccttcaaaaaaataataagacaAGAATTATTAAAGATCGATTCCATGCCTTAGTGGACCCATCGAAATTCAACTCAACTG CCTGGTCCGCACATGTAAAACGGGAAAGTACTGTGTGGAGGGATTCCTACTTAACATGGCTGAACGTATTTCAAAACCGTTCCTTGGTGGTACGTTATAAGGATCTTAGAGAAAACCTCATCCCAACACTGAGGAAGATCAGCAAATTCCTTAATGTCCAGTCGACAGAAATGGATTATATCTGTACAGATGTCAACAAAGAGGGACAACATCACCGGAAACAAACCTATTCACTAGAGACGGCGGACATATTTACAGATCAACAAATTGATATGGTGAACAGTGCCATCATGACTGTCATGAACGCAACGAAGAACCGGTATAgtttaaaggattttatttttgttaatccAAAATAG